Part of the Chitinophaga parva genome is shown below.
GTATGTCATCAACACAGACAGCAAAGAGATCCTGCAGCAACTGCCCCTGCATGCGGAGGCTTACACCTGCCTGCTTAGCCCTGATAAAAAAGAATTGTATATCAGCCTTTGGGGAGGTGATAAGGTGATGGTCTATAACACCGGCAAGCTGGCACTGACAGATAGCGTTGCCGTAGGCGATAATCCTAATGACCTTTGCATTTCCCGCAATGGCCGCTATTTGTATGTGGCCAATGCCAACGATAACTCCGTTTCCGTCCTGGACGTGAAAGCCCGGAAAGTACTGGAAACACTGAACGCCGCGCTGTATCCTACTAAGCTGAGTGGCTCTACCAGCAATGCAGTGGCACTGGGCAATGATGACCGCCTGCTGTACATTGCCAATGCAGACAATAACTGCCTTGCGGTGTTTGATGTAAGCAAACCCGGCGCCGGCACATCTAAAGGTTTTATTCCCACGGGCTGGTACCCCACGGCTGTAAAGGTATTAGGCAAAAAATTGTACGTGGCCAATGGTAAAGGGTTCTCTTCCTTCGCCAACCCGCAGGGCCCCAATCCTACAGATAAAAAGGAGCACGTAGGTATCCATACCGGGGACGATCAGCAACCTAAAAAGGTACAATACATTGGCGGTGGCCTGCTGATGGGCACCCTGAGCATTATCCCCGTACCCGATGAAAAGCTGCGTGCGGCGTACTCCCAGGCCGTGTATCATAACACACCTTACAATAAAGAACAAGAGCAGGCAGCTGCCGGCATGCCGGGCAATCCCGTTCCCATGAAAATAGGAGCACCTTCGCCCATCAAGCATGTTTTTTATATCATCAAGGAGAACCGCACGTATGACCAGGTGCTGGGCGATATGCCCGGCGGCAATGGGGACACAAGCCTGGTGCTCTTTGGACAAAAGATCACACCTAACCAGCACGCCATTGCACAGCAATTTGTGTTGCTGGATAATTTTTATGTAGACGGGGAAGTGAGTGCAGACGGGCATAACTGGAGCATGGGCGCTTACGCCACGGATTACATGGAAAAGAACTGGCCCACGAGCTACGGTAACCGTGGCGTGGGAGCCAGGGGCGCTACTGCACTCAATAAGCAATATATCTGGGACCGTGCCAGCGCTTCCCATGTGAGCTACCGCACGTATGGTGAATTTGCCGGCAAAAAAGGACCTGCCATCCCCGTGCTGGAAGGCCACTATGCAAAGAACTTTGAAGGCTTTAACCTGCATATCCCGGATACGGCGCGGTTTGCGGTCTGGAAAGCGGACTTTGATTCACTGATGGCTGCCAATGCGCTGCCCCAGTTGATGACCATCCGTTTTGGCACTGACCACACCGAGGGCCTGGCCGCCGGCCGTCCCACTCCCTTCGCGCACGTGGCGGATAACGACCTGGCAGTAGGCATGTTCCTGGAATACCTCAGCAAAAGCCCGGTGTGGAAAGCGTCCGTGGTCTTCATCCTGGAAGATGATGCCCAGAACGGCCCGGACCACGTGGATGCCCACCGCTCCCCGGCTTACATTGCAGGCGGTTATGTGAAAAGGCATTTCGTGGACCACACGATGTACACTACTTCCTCCGTGATCCGCACCATTGAACTGATCCTCGGCATGCCGCCCATGACACAATACGATGCTGCCGCCATGCCCATGTGGAACAGCTTCACGGACCAGGCGGATGCAACTGCCTTCCAGTCACTGCCCGCCAACGTGAACCTGCTGGATGTAAACCCGGCAAACACAAAGCTGGCAGCTATTTCCAGCAAGCTGGATTTCTCTAAAGAAGACGTGATCCCTGACCAGCTGATGAACCTCATCACCTGGAAAGCCGTAAAAGGTGAGCACGCGGTGGTGCCGCCCATTGTGCACGCCGCATTTGTAAACACCGTGAAATCTGATGATGATGATCAATAAAATCAAGACCGGAAACCTGGTATTGGCCATTGCCCTGCTGCTGACCGCCTGCAGCAAATCCAAAACAGACGTGGACATTACACCCGGTGAGCCCACGCAGGGCAGCTATATAGCCGAAGGCGATACCCTTAATACAAAGAACGGGTCCAATGGCCGCAGCATTAAAGGCACCCTGAAAGCAAATGGCACTTACTACCTGCATAGCGATTACGGCGATGCAGTGATCAATACCGGTGATACCCTGGTGGTGCAAAGTGGGGTGAAGATCCTGTTCACCGGCCCGTCCAGTGGCGCCAATGCGATCGGCACCCAGGGGCATGCACCCGGGCTGGTGTTGAACGGTTCGTTGCTGGTACTTGGTACACAGCAGCACCCGGTATTGTTCACCGTGAAAGATGAAGCCCTCCGTTCGGATCCCTCCAAAGACCCGCAAAGCCCCAATACTGATCCCGCCTTTAAGGGCTACTGGGGCGGCATACAGGGCGGGGTTACCGCAGGTGATATCATCCTCAAATGGGCACGCCTGGAATACCTGGGCGGCCTGGCACCGGCTACCGACCCGGCCAGGCCTAACAAAGCGCGCTACGGTATCTTTACCCAGAACCCCAAGGCAAGCCTGGTGCTGGAAAACTGCCAGCTTTATGGTTCTTTTGATGATATGGTGCGCGTAGCGGGTGGCAAGTTCGCCATCTTTGGCAACACGTTTGAAAAGGTAGGATTCCAGGCGGGAGAATGTGTAAACGTAAAGAGCGGTGGCGAAGGCGATATCGCGTACAACCTGGTGATAGGTGGTACCGGCAATGCTTTTAAGTCTGCCAATGCCGGCGGCCTTTCGCCGCAAGCCAATGCCTGCATCTACAATAACACTATCATTAATACCGGTTACCGCCAGGCCAAAGTAGGTGAGGGCGGTTCGCTGGATTTCGAGAACGGCGGGCGTGGTAAATGTTACAACAACCTGCTGGTGAACTGTGCCTTTGGCCTTGCCATCATGGGCGGCGGTGGCAGTGTACCCGCGGCAGATACGGCTAACATCCGCTATGGCAACACCTACAACTATGGTGATAACACCGGCATCACTTCCCAGTTCCTGCCTGCCGGCTATATTACGCAACAGCAGGCTACGGATATCAATGGCGGTAACAACACCGTACCGGGTGCCAACAACCCGCTGTTTGTAAATTACCCGCTGCCGGTAAGCGCGGGGTTTGATTTTATCACTGCCAGTTTTCTGGGTAGCTATAATTTCCACCTCCGGCCCGGTTCACCGGCTGCAGGTAAAGGATTTACCGGCTTTAGCCCCAATGCTGCTGTGAAGGTGGATGCTGTATATGGCGCTACCGGCATTATGGCGCCCGGGAAGGATATTGGCGCATTCCAACTGGATAATACCGGCAACCCGTATTGATGGGACAACGGATCTTTTTTTGGCTCCTGCCTTTTGCAATAGCAGTGTGTGGAATGCCCTGCGCTGCTTTTGCGCAAAAGGTAACGCTGGATACCGTGCATGTTTCCGGCCGTACAGCCCTTGTTTCCGAAGTGCACGGCCGCATAGAGGAAAAGCAATCCACCCAGCTGGTACACGTGATCTCGCGGGCATCCATTGAGCAGGCGGCAGACATCACAGTGGCAGACATCCTGCAGCGTGTGAGCGGCGTATCCCTGTTACAGAATGAGACCGGCATACCTGGCCATGTGATCATCCGCGGCATGGCGCCCAAGTATAGCTATACCGCGGTGAATGGGATGCCTATTCCCAGCCCGGATGAGCGTACCCGCTACCTGTCGCTGGATTTTTTTCCTGCTGCCATCATAGACCGCCTGGAAATATACAAGACGCTGAGCCCTGCCATGGCCGGAGACGCCACCGGGGGGCGCATTAACATTGTAACCCGCAGCGCGCCCGATCAGCAGGAACTTTCTTTCCAGGTAGCCACCGGCTACAACCAGTTTTACCTGCAACAGGCTTATACCGGCTTCGATAATAAAGCCGTACAACGGCAATCCCCCTACGAACGGTTTGGGCCGGATTACAATGCTACCGGCAATGATTTCAGCAAGGGCAATCTCTCCTTCAAGCGCCATACCGCTGCACCGGACCTGCAGGGCCATGTAAGCTGGGGCAAACGGTTTGTATCCGGGAAGCTGGGCATATTTGCCACCACCGGCGTGCAAACCCTCCACAGCGCTGCCGACGGATTCCTGGTGCTGCAAAACAATGAACCCCAGGTCAACAATGTTCCGGGCATCACGGATTTCATCAAACGCACCTATTACCAGACCAGCAGCCGGAAGTATTTTTATACCACCCTGGATTACCGTTTCAATCCCAGGCACCAATTACGATTGTACCAGCTTTACCTGGATAAGACAGATATGGAAACCCGCAACGCGGTAGATACCAGCCTGGCGGAAGGCCGCACGGGCCCTGGTACCGGGCGCATTGCCGTGATGCAGAGAGCGCGCACCCTGCGTCAATCCCTGGAACACCTGGACCTGCAGGGAGACCATTTGCTGGCAAAGGGCTTCACCCTGGACTGGGCCGGCGTGCATTCCACTGCCAGGGGAAACGCCCCGGACCGCGCGGAGCTTACGGCCAATACCGGCCGCATACTGGGCGCTGATGGCCAGGTACACCAAACACCCCTCCTGCTGGCCCCCCTGGAACGTACCTGGATGCACAACAAAGAATGGGAGAACGACCTGCACGTGAGCCTGCGTTTCAAACCTGCCCTCTTAAAACAGCAGCTGGACCTGGAAGGCGGCACCTTGCTGCAATACCGCCGCCGGGATAATTTCTTCAACGATTACCTGTTCAACCCCGCCATTACCAGTGGCAATGGCCAGCCATTCACTGGCATTTACGATGCTGTATGGCTGAATGACAACGGCCCACAAAACCCCAGGGGAAGTGTGAACACAGCAGGCACTTATACCGCTAAAGAAAATATCAGCGCGTTCTTTCTCCAGGCAACCTTCCATACCGGTAAGCTGAATGCGGTAACAGGCATGCGGGCAGAATCCACGGTGCAGCACGTGCATTCCGCCGCCAGCCCAGACGCTTCGCGCTATAACGGGATCGGTATCCATTACAGGGACTGGCTGCCCTCGGCGAGCATCCGGTATGCACTGAGCGATGCGCAGGCCATAAAGCTGTCGTGGTACAAGTCGCTGGGCAGGCCTTCCCTGTACGACATCACGTTTTTCAACATGAACTATGATGATTATAACATAGCAGGCAATCCTTTCCTGAAAAGAAGTACGGCCAGCAACTTTGACCTGCGGTATGACCTGTACCGGCCCGGCGTACTGGAATTACTCCAGGTAACTGCCTTTTATAAGCGCATTGCAGATCCTTACGAAAAAACCCTGCTGGGCGCCACGGACACGCTGTATCCCATTCCTGCAAACGGGCTGTCTTATGTGCCGGCCGCGCGGCTTACCGAACAGTTACGTAATTATGCCACCGCTAACAATTACGGGCTTGAACTGGCTGTAATAAAGCAGTGGGGCGCTTTTGGTATCCAGGCTAATTATACGTTCACGGCTTCTCACATTACGCAAACCAAGAAGTTTAAACAGCGGGAAAAGCCGGATGATCCTGCATCGGGCATTGTTACTGTGACCCGCACACAGGAGCGCCCACTGGAGGGGCAGTCTGCCCACCTGGGCAACCTGGGGCTGCGCTGGCGCTCCCCGCAGCATGGCTGGCAAATGCAGTTGCAGGGGGTGTATACCGGGCGCCGGATCGCGGAAATATCCGGCTGGTATAACCTGGATAACTGGCAGCGTGCTTATACTACGCTGGACTTTACTGTTCGGAAGATGATCGGTACACGCTGGCAGCTTTTTGCCAAGGCTGCTAACCTGTTGAATGCGGGAACGGAGATCTATATAAAAGGAACGCTGCCTGGTGTGCCGGGCCAAACGTTTCCCGGTCACACCATCCTGGAGCGGAGTGCGCACGAACGGGGTTTCCAGGTGGGGGTACAATTCAATACAAGGTGAGTATGCCTGCAGCCGGAAAGCATGATTGCAATTTTCAATAAAAAGGCCTGCCGTCTTTTACAGACGCAGGCCTTTTTGTAGGGGTACAGTCGTTAACCTAATGAATATCGAATGTATAAGTGCCCGCGGGCTTGTTAAATGCACTGCCCAGTGCCTTGCCGTGCTCATACACCTGCTGCCCGTTTGTCAGCTCCAATGTAATCGAAGCGGTACTGTTTGCCGGGATGGTGACCGTATAGGCGATACCGTTATCCGTGCGTTTCCAGGATGAGATGATATTGCCGTAGGGGCCTTCATGCTGCGCTTCAAAATGGTCGAGGCCCTGCACAAAATGGGGGCGCAGTAATACGTTCTTAAAGCCGGGTGCTTTTTCATCCGGGTAAATGCCGGCCACGCCTTTGTACAGCCAGGCACCTATTTCGCCAAACATGATATGGTTGCGGGAAATGTCGGATGCAGCGTCCAGGGGCCAGTTTTCCAGCAGGGTGGTGGCGCCGTTCCGGATCCACCATCCCCACGACGGGAAGGTGCGCTGGGAGGCGATCTGCCAGGCTGCCTGTGCATAGCCGTTTTCACTTAGCGCATTGAGAATGCTCTTAGTGCCCAGCAGGCCCACATCCAGGTGAAAGCTGTCTTTTGCCACCCGCTGCTGCAGGTTTGCTGCCACGGCGGGTTTTTCGTTATCCGGCACCAGGCCCCAGTACAGCGCGGCGCTTAACTCCGTTTGAAAACCGTCCGCATATTGATGGGTATCCCTGTGCAGGTATTTATTGTTGAATGCATTTTTAATTTTTGTGGCCAATGCGCTGTACTGTGCATAGTCTGCCGGGTGGCCCAGCAGTTTGGCGGTCTTGGCCAGGATGGTCACATCCGCATAATAGTAGCAGGTGGAGGTGAACTCCACCGGTGATTTTGATCTCACCGGCACCCAATCGCCCAGGCCCCAGCTGCACAGGCCATCCGGGCTGATCTCCGTGATGTGGTCCACATAACGTTTGATGTTTTCATAGCTGTCTGCCAGCAGTTTACTATCACCGTAAAAGAGGTAAATGTTCCAGGGAATGATGGCGATGGTACTGGTCCAGTCCGGGCCGTTGCCCCACTCATAACCCCACCCGTTAGAAGGGATGATGGAAGGGAGTACGCCATTGGGTTGTTGTTCATCACGGTGGTCTGCCAGCCATTTTTCATACACAGTGATGCCGTCAAAGTTGTACAGCCCTGTTTCAGAAGCAATGTGGGCATCCCCTGTCCAGCCGTTCTTTTCGCGCTGGGGGCAGTCTGTGGGATAGCCGAACAGGTTGGAGAGGTAAGAGTTATTGGTGGCCCACCACAGCTTATTGATCATGGTATCTGAGCTGCTGATGTGGCCTGCCGGCTGCACGTTGCTGTGCATGAAGTAAGCACGCAGGTCCTGCTGCTGCAGGTGCAGCGGATGGTTTGCAGTGACCTCCACGTATTGGAAACCTTTGTAGTTGAAGCGGGGCATAAAGGTTTCCGGGCCTTTGCCATTGAGGATGTAAATATCCGTCTGGAAAGGATCGGTACTATCTTTCGGACGGTAGTGCACGTCAATATTGGACTGGTCCACGTGCCCGCTGGCATACCGTCTTTCTCCATGCTTCAGGCGTACCACTGTGCCGGCAGGGCCGTCCAGCGTGATCTGGCTTACGCCGGCGATATTGCGGCCCAGGTCATATACGTAGTCGGAATCATTGAAGCGCTGTAAGCCCACAGGGATAAGGGTTTCCGCCTGCGTTACCGGCGGCAGTGCCTGCGCCACCAGGTGGTTGGAAGGCATGGAGCGGTAGTAGGGATGATGCCAGGCGCTGTCGTTGAACTGCGGGGTATTCCACCCGTTTTGCTCCTTGCGGGCATCGTAATGTTCGCCGGTATAAATGCTGTTGAACACCACGGGGCTCAGGGATGTTTTCCAGCTTTCATCCGTTTTAATTACTTCCGTGCTGCCATCCGTATACGTAATGCGGAGGTCCATGCAGAAGGCCGGCCGGTTACGCCAGGGCGCTTTGTGGAAGTCCCACACGGCGGTGCTCTGGTGGTTATACCAGCCATTGCCCATCAATACACCAATGGCATTTTCACCCGCCTGCAATTGGGCCGTTACATCATACGTAACATAAAGCGTGCGACGGTCAAACCGGGTATACATCGGGTCCAGGCGGTGATCACCAATGCGCTGGCCGTTGAGATAAAGCTCATACAGGCCGGCTGCCGCCAGGTAAGCGCGGGCGGT
Proteins encoded:
- a CDS encoding bifunctional YncE family protein/alkaline phosphatase family protein, with the protein product MKRKILFAAACLALLGNSIQAQDLLSLERKRIHLPNGWSLTPAGSSLPLGDLPLNIAVSNTGRYAAVTNNGQSTQTIQLLDARNDKALDQVEIHRAWGGIAFSADEKYLYASGGNDNCILRYTITNNKLVITDTFKLGAPYPAATVSPTGIALDDKAHRMYVVTKENNSLYVINTDSKEILQQLPLHAEAYTCLLSPDKKELYISLWGGDKVMVYNTGKLALTDSVAVGDNPNDLCISRNGRYLYVANANDNSVSVLDVKARKVLETLNAALYPTKLSGSTSNAVALGNDDRLLYIANADNNCLAVFDVSKPGAGTSKGFIPTGWYPTAVKVLGKKLYVANGKGFSSFANPQGPNPTDKKEHVGIHTGDDQQPKKVQYIGGGLLMGTLSIIPVPDEKLRAAYSQAVYHNTPYNKEQEQAAAGMPGNPVPMKIGAPSPIKHVFYIIKENRTYDQVLGDMPGGNGDTSLVLFGQKITPNQHAIAQQFVLLDNFYVDGEVSADGHNWSMGAYATDYMEKNWPTSYGNRGVGARGATALNKQYIWDRASASHVSYRTYGEFAGKKGPAIPVLEGHYAKNFEGFNLHIPDTARFAVWKADFDSLMAANALPQLMTIRFGTDHTEGLAAGRPTPFAHVADNDLAVGMFLEYLSKSPVWKASVVFILEDDAQNGPDHVDAHRSPAYIAGGYVKRHFVDHTMYTTSSVIRTIELILGMPPMTQYDAAAMPMWNSFTDQADATAFQSLPANVNLLDVNPANTKLAAISSKLDFSKEDVIPDQLMNLITWKAVKGEHAVVPPIVHAAFVNTVKSDDDDQ
- a CDS encoding TonB-dependent receptor domain-containing protein encodes the protein MPCAAFAQKVTLDTVHVSGRTALVSEVHGRIEEKQSTQLVHVISRASIEQAADITVADILQRVSGVSLLQNETGIPGHVIIRGMAPKYSYTAVNGMPIPSPDERTRYLSLDFFPAAIIDRLEIYKTLSPAMAGDATGGRINIVTRSAPDQQELSFQVATGYNQFYLQQAYTGFDNKAVQRQSPYERFGPDYNATGNDFSKGNLSFKRHTAAPDLQGHVSWGKRFVSGKLGIFATTGVQTLHSAADGFLVLQNNEPQVNNVPGITDFIKRTYYQTSSRKYFYTTLDYRFNPRHQLRLYQLYLDKTDMETRNAVDTSLAEGRTGPGTGRIAVMQRARTLRQSLEHLDLQGDHLLAKGFTLDWAGVHSTARGNAPDRAELTANTGRILGADGQVHQTPLLLAPLERTWMHNKEWENDLHVSLRFKPALLKQQLDLEGGTLLQYRRRDNFFNDYLFNPAITSGNGQPFTGIYDAVWLNDNGPQNPRGSVNTAGTYTAKENISAFFLQATFHTGKLNAVTGMRAESTVQHVHSAASPDASRYNGIGIHYRDWLPSASIRYALSDAQAIKLSWYKSLGRPSLYDITFFNMNYDDYNIAGNPFLKRSTASNFDLRYDLYRPGVLELLQVTAFYKRIADPYEKTLLGATDTLYPIPANGLSYVPAARLTEQLRNYATANNYGLELAVIKQWGAFGIQANYTFTASHITQTKKFKQREKPDDPASGIVTVTRTQERPLEGQSAHLGNLGLRWRSPQHGWQMQLQGVYTGRRIAEISGWYNLDNWQRAYTTLDFTVRKMIGTRWQLFAKAANLLNAGTEIYIKGTLPGVPGQTFPGHTILERSAHERGFQVGVQFNTR
- a CDS encoding alpha-L-rhamnosidase — protein: MNRFVLYTAALLLSATSYAGAQAPAAATLRCEYLERPLGIDALHPRLSWRMQDDRPGARQTAYLVRVGTDSMALGKQSIWNSGRITGSDIRCTYNGPALQPFTKYYWSVTLWDQYGKPGTTAVSSFETGMLDAHQWQGAWISDHADVDLKPAGAFRKVFTAKKTIRTARAYLAAAGLYELYLNGQRIGDHRLDPMYTRFDRRTLYVTYDVTAQLQAGENAIGVLMGNGWYNHQSTAVWDFHKAPWRNRPAFCMDLRITYTDGSTEVIKTDESWKTSLSPVVFNSIYTGEHYDARKEQNGWNTPQFNDSAWHHPYYRSMPSNHLVAQALPPVTQAETLIPVGLQRFNDSDYVYDLGRNIAGVSQITLDGPAGTVVRLKHGERRYASGHVDQSNIDVHYRPKDSTDPFQTDIYILNGKGPETFMPRFNYKGFQYVEVTANHPLHLQQQDLRAYFMHSNVQPAGHISSSDTMINKLWWATNNSYLSNLFGYPTDCPQREKNGWTGDAHIASETGLYNFDGITVYEKWLADHRDEQQPNGVLPSIIPSNGWGYEWGNGPDWTSTIAIIPWNIYLFYGDSKLLADSYENIKRYVDHITEISPDGLCSWGLGDWVPVRSKSPVEFTSTCYYYADVTILAKTAKLLGHPADYAQYSALATKIKNAFNNKYLHRDTHQYADGFQTELSAALYWGLVPDNEKPAVAANLQQRVAKDSFHLDVGLLGTKSILNALSENGYAQAAWQIASQRTFPSWGWWIRNGATTLLENWPLDAASDISRNHIMFGEIGAWLYKGVAGIYPDEKAPGFKNVLLRPHFVQGLDHFEAQHEGPYGNIISSWKRTDNGIAYTVTIPANSTASITLELTNGQQVYEHGKALGSAFNKPAGTYTFDIH